The nucleotide sequence TTTGATGATTCTGTTACGTAGAGGTATCCATCATAAAAAGCTAGATTGGTTGCGAATGTTCCTGCATCTTCAGGAAGGCGAATGGTTCCGTATTTAAAACCATTGGCGTCAAGTACTACAACTTCGCCAGCTTGGAAATGGGCTACGTACAGATTACCTTCAGCATCTACAGCTAATCCATCCGGACCAATTCCACCTTCAAAACGACCGAAAACAAACGGTGATTCAGGAGAATTTTCAGCATTTACAGAAGGCACAGATAAAATTTGATTTTTGTCAAACTCTGAAATATAGACACGCTGGCCATTTGCTGAAATTGCGATTCCGTTTGGATAGGCAATATTCTCTGAGAAGAGGATCGCTTCAGTTTCGCCAGGAGGTAAGTAGAAGACGCGACCTGTTGGATGAGTAGCACTAGAACCCATTGGCTCAGTAAAGTAAAGTCCGCCTGTTTCATCAAAAACAAGGTCATTTAAACCGTTTAAAGGTTTTCCATCATAAGAATTGACAATGGTTTTGCGCTCACCAGTAGCGGGATTGTAAGAATAAAGTTCTCCTTTACCGTCCGTAATAAATAAGCGACCATCTTTGTGGAACTTTGCCCCAATTGGCATTAATTTATCTTTATCTCCTAAAACTGTTTTAACTTTGTTGTCTTTAATAGTTAGGATTTCACCAGTCGTTGGGCTGACTAACCAGATGTTTCCTTTACGATCAAAGTTAATACCTTCCATGAATCCACTACCAGTAGCAACCTTTTCCCATTTACTACTCTGATGAATAATTTCAGAAATGTCATGTCTGTCTTCTGCGGGCACGGGTTTTGTTTCATACAATGCCTTTGCACCAGCGAATGTGACTGTTATAAGGGAGAGGACAAGAACCAATGTCCATGTAAGTGCACCTTTTTTAGACTTCATAAATACCACCTTTATTTTTAGACTATTTTAGAATATAAGCGCTTATATTCTTAGTATCATATCAGTTGTTCGCCGGTCTAAATAGCAGAAAAAGTACTCGAATGAAACTAATATAAAGTAGTAATTTTATCTATTTAGAATAGTATTTATTTGTTATACTGAAAATTTGGATTATTATTTAAGCGAAAAGACAATATAATTACTAAGTAATTAAACTGTAGGTGTTATAAAGATGGTGATTTATAAAATAGTAACCCTGTTTGTTAGATTCCATCTTTATAATGAAATATGAGGAATAGAACCATCGATTGTCTCAAAATATAATTAGAAGGGGGCGACCTTATGCACGCTATACACAAATTAGGGGAAAGTTTTTGGTATATCACTCCAGTATCGTTGACTGACCGTCCGATTTTAGGGATGGTGGTTGGCAGTAAAAAGACATTAATGATTGATGCAGGCAACTCGGAAGAACATGTGAATTATTTTCTGGAGGAACTTAAAAAAAGGGGAATTTCTAAACCGGATTTAGTTGTTTTAACGCATTGGCATTGGGACCATATTTTTGGCCTTTCCGCATTATCTGATGCTGTTTCAATTGCGTCCACAGAGACTAAAGCGGAAATGGAGAAGCTTATCCCGTTTTCGTGGTCAGATGAAGCCATTGATGCACGAGTAAAAGAAGGCGTGGAAATTGAATTTTGCGCGAAAGCAATTAAGGAAGAATACAAAAATCACCGGAACATTAACATTACTTTGCCGGATATTACAATAGAGAATAGAGCAGAGATAGATCTAGGTGGAGTAACTTGTGTCGTACAACATGTGGGAGGGGACCATGCTGCAGATTCTGTCATTGTGTATATTAAAGAAGAGAAGATTCTGTTCCTTGGGGACTGCATTTATCCGAGATTGTATGCCGAAAAAGTACACTATACAATTAGTGAAACGTTACGAGTATTAGATCTATTGGACTCATTTGACGCAGAAACCTACATTCCTTCACACCAACAACCAATTTCAAAAGAAAATTTCAATAAAGAAGTTACTATGCTTAGAACGATTGCGAAATATACAGAGGATTGTAATGGGGATCAGCCGAAAATAGTGAAGAAATACGAAGACTATGTAAATAGGGAACTTACCGAAGATGAATTAGACACCATTTCCGATTTTGTAAATGGATATTAAATGATCGCTTCGTAATTAAATTTCAAAAGAACCGCCTAGTTGTTGATGAACAACTAGGCGGTTCTTTTTATGGGTGCAATAAGAAATGAATCGTAAATAATTTCTTCTGTTATGAAGCGTATTTAAATTGGTCCTATTTAAACAAAAAAATACACCTGCCAAATGCATTGTAAAAAATGCTGACACGTGGTAAATTTATATAGATATGCGTAAAAATAATATTTATGCGTATATTATCCCTTACTCTAAGTATATATAAAAATTCTTTATTAGTCAACTCTTAAATATTTTCAAGGAGTGAATGTTATGAAAGCAGATTTTCTGAACGAACAAAAGAGGTTAAATAGTGTTGTGAACGTAATAAATGATCAAACACTTCAACTGGAATCAGAAACGTTAAAGCTCCGAAATGAAGTAGTAAATACTCGTAAGCATTTTTGGGATGAAATCAAAGTGAATACGGATTCGTTTGATGACTTTTTGGAAACCGTTATTAATTTAAGACAAGAAGCGCAGGTATTAGCTGTTGGTGAAAGTACGCATCATCACGCATCCAAAAGATTAGCTGTCTTGCATCGGATGAAGTCGGTCCCTTATTTTGGGCGAATTGATTTTCTTGAAGAAGGTTTTTCAGAGCAGGAGAAAATTTATATTGGAATTTCATCTTTGATGGATTCAAGTGGTGAGGACTTCCTTATTTATGACTGGAGAGCACCGATTTCAAGTGTCTATTATGACTATGAACCTGGTCCCGCACAGTATACAACGCCTGGGGGCAAGGTTTACGGTGATCTCGAGAAAAAATGGCAATACGTTATTCGTGATGGGAAACTGCAATCTATGTTTGACACAAGTCTCACGATTGGTGATGAAATTTTACAGAAGGTGCTTGGAAAAGGCGCGGATAAGTATATGCAAAGCATCGTAGCAACGATTCAAAAGGATCAAAACCGTATTATTCGCCATGATCAAGGTCGTATGCTCATTGTGCACGGTGCAGCCGGAAGTGGTAAAACTTCTGCTGCATTACAAAGAATCGCATTTCTATTGTATAAATACCGGGATCGCATTAAAGCCGACCAAATTATATTGTTTTCACCAAATGCTATGTTTAATAGCTATGTTTCCAACGTACTTCCGGAGCTTGGGGAAGAAAATATGCAGCAAGTTACATTTCAGGAATATTTGGATCACCGCTTAAGTAAAGATTTTCACTTAGAAAATCCATTTCATCAATTGGAATATGTGCTTACTGCAGCAAATAACCCTTCATATAACGCAAGGATTAAAGGCATTCAATTTAAAGCATCCGTTAAATATGTTGAAGCGATTAAATTATACCGAGAAACTTTGGAAAAATCGGACCTGTTATTTAAGGATATAAAATTCAGAGGGAAAACAATCATATCAGCTCAGCAATTGTCAGAGAAGTTTTATGGAGAACATATTTCACTGAGTTTCCAAAGCAGACTTGAAAAACTGAAAGACTGGCTAATGAATAAAATTAAAGAAATAGAAAAAGTTCAACGTTCTCAGCCATGGGTAGAGGAGGAAATTGAGCTACTAAGCGATGAGACATATCATAAAATTCACAAATATTTAGCGAAGAAAAATGGCTTTGAACGAGAAGAACAGGCAGATTATGAAATGGATCATGATGCGCTTATTCAAGTAGTCGTCCGCCTGAAACTGAAGGCAGTGAGAAAACAAATTCAAACACTCGACTTTATTAATTTAGAAGGCATTTATAAACAGCTTTTTACAGATCCATTATTAATGCAGCAGCAATTAAAAGTGGAAGTACCAGATGAGTGGGAAGCGATATGCGAAGACACACTTCAAATGATGGAAGCGGGGACGCTGTATTATGAAGACGCGACACCATTCCTATTTCTTCAGGAATTGATTCAAGGCTTTCAAACGAACCGTTCGATCAAGCACATTCTCATTGATGAAGCGCAGGATTATTCGCCGTTTCAATTTGAATTTTTGAAGCGTTTATTCCCTTCTGCCAAAATGACGGTGCTAGGTGACTTTAATCAGGCGATTTTTGCTCATGCAAGTGGAGTAGGAGATTTTCAAATGCTTAACCACCTCTATGGAGAAGAAGAGACGGAAGTTATCAACATGACACGAAGTTATCGTTCGACGAAGCCGATTATTGAATTTACACGGAGTCTCATTGCAAATGGAGAAAAAATCATTCCGTTTGAGCGTGCCGGTGAGCTGCCGGTATTAAACCAATTGGAAAATCATACACAATTGCACGAGCGCATTATGTCTAACATTTCGAAATTGCAAAGTGAAGGCTATGGCAGTATCGCAGTTATTTGTAAATCAGCAGAAGAAAGTAAGACAG is from Solibacillus isronensis and encodes:
- a CDS encoding MBL fold metallo-hydrolase: MHAIHKLGESFWYITPVSLTDRPILGMVVGSKKTLMIDAGNSEEHVNYFLEELKKRGISKPDLVVLTHWHWDHIFGLSALSDAVSIASTETKAEMEKLIPFSWSDEAIDARVKEGVEIEFCAKAIKEEYKNHRNINITLPDITIENRAEIDLGGVTCVVQHVGGDHAADSVIVYIKEEKILFLGDCIYPRLYAEKVHYTISETLRVLDLLDSFDAETYIPSHQQPISKENFNKEVTMLRTIAKYTEDCNGDQPKIVKKYEDYVNRELTEDELDTISDFVNGY
- the helD gene encoding RNA polymerase recycling motor HelD, coding for MKADFLNEQKRLNSVVNVINDQTLQLESETLKLRNEVVNTRKHFWDEIKVNTDSFDDFLETVINLRQEAQVLAVGESTHHHASKRLAVLHRMKSVPYFGRIDFLEEGFSEQEKIYIGISSLMDSSGEDFLIYDWRAPISSVYYDYEPGPAQYTTPGGKVYGDLEKKWQYVIRDGKLQSMFDTSLTIGDEILQKVLGKGADKYMQSIVATIQKDQNRIIRHDQGRMLIVHGAAGSGKTSAALQRIAFLLYKYRDRIKADQIILFSPNAMFNSYVSNVLPELGEENMQQVTFQEYLDHRLSKDFHLENPFHQLEYVLTAANNPSYNARIKGIQFKASVKYVEAIKLYRETLEKSDLLFKDIKFRGKTIISAQQLSEKFYGEHISLSFQSRLEKLKDWLMNKIKEIEKVQRSQPWVEEEIELLSDETYHKIHKYLAKKNGFEREEQADYEMDHDALIQVVVRLKLKAVRKQIQTLDFINLEGIYKQLFTDPLLMQQQLKVEVPDEWEAICEDTLQMMEAGTLYYEDATPFLFLQELIQGFQTNRSIKHILIDEAQDYSPFQFEFLKRLFPSAKMTVLGDFNQAIFAHASGVGDFQMLNHLYGEEETEVINMTRSYRSTKPIIEFTRSLIANGEKIIPFERAGELPVLNQLENHTQLHERIMSNISKLQSEGYGSIAVICKSAEESKTAFEALSKIDGIKLIKSGTAEFEQGVVVIPSYLAKGIEFEAVIIYDASESVYGDESLRKIFYTACTRAMHVLQLYSVGKPSPFMQKALDGNFVQLELNSESIR
- a CDS encoding SMP-30/gluconolactonase/LRE family protein — its product is MKSKKGALTWTLVLVLSLITVTFAGAKALYETKPVPAEDRHDISEIIHQSSKWEKVATGSGFMEGINFDRKGNIWLVSPTTGEILTIKDNKVKTVLGDKDKLMPIGAKFHKDGRLFITDGKGELYSYNPATGERKTIVNSYDGKPLNGLNDLVFDETGGLYFTEPMGSSATHPTGRVFYLPPGETEAILFSENIAYPNGIAISANGQRVYISEFDKNQILSVPSVNAENSPESPFVFGRFEGGIGPDGLAVDAEGNLYVAHFQAGEVVVLDANGFKYGTIRLPEDAGTFATNLAFYDGYLYVTESSKNEVWRIQVKKKGLQPYGLN